Proteins from a single region of Pseudomonas sp. BSw22131:
- the phoU gene encoding phosphate signaling complex protein PhoU: MIKDSHTHHISQQFNAELEEVRSHLLEMGGLVEKQVNDAVTALIDADSGLAQRVREVDDRINQMERNIDEECLRILARRQPAASDLRLIISISKSVIDLERIGDESTKIARRAIQLCEEGESPRGYVEVRHIGDQVRSMVRDALDSFARFDADLALSVAQYDKTIDREYKTALRELVTYMMEDPRSISRVLNVIWVLRSLERIGDHARNISELVIYLVRGTDVRHLGLKRMQEEVKGRIAETPNVPDAPDDK, translated from the coding sequence ATGATCAAAGACAGCCACACACATCACATCTCCCAGCAGTTCAATGCCGAGCTTGAAGAAGTTCGCAGCCACTTGCTGGAAATGGGCGGCCTGGTAGAAAAGCAGGTCAACGACGCAGTTACCGCACTGATCGACGCCGACTCAGGTCTGGCGCAGCGCGTGCGTGAAGTCGACGACCGCATCAATCAGATGGAGCGCAACATCGACGAGGAGTGCCTGCGCATTCTGGCTCGCCGTCAGCCTGCCGCATCCGACCTGCGTTTGATCATCAGCATCTCCAAGTCAGTCATCGATCTGGAACGCATCGGCGACGAATCGACCAAAATCGCCCGTCGCGCGATTCAGTTGTGCGAAGAGGGTGAGTCCCCGCGCGGCTACGTGGAAGTGCGACACATCGGTGATCAGGTGCGCAGCATGGTGCGTGACGCGTTGGATTCGTTTGCGCGATTCGACGCTGATCTGGCGCTGTCTGTCGCTCAATACGACAAAACCATTGACCGCGAATACAAAACTGCTCTGCGCGAGCTGGTCACCTACATGATGGAAGATCCGCGTTCGATCTCCCGTGTATTGAACGTGATCTGGGTACTGCGTTCTCTCGAGCGTATTGGCGACCATGCGCGTAATATCTCTGAATTGGTCATCTATCTGGTGCGCGGCACTGACGTGCGTCACCTGGGCCTCAAGCGCATGCAGGAAGAAGTTAAGGGCCGCATTGCCGAAACTCCTAATGTTCCGGACGCACCTGACGATAAATAA
- a CDS encoding response regulator: MSKVSVLVVDDAPFIRDLVKKGLRNAFPGVQLEDAVNGRKAQLLLTREVFDLVLCDWEMPEMSGLELLTWCRQQDNLKTMPFIMVTSRGDKENVIQAIQAGVSDFIGKPFTNEQLLTKVKKALHKVGKLEALMTGAPARMTSAFGNDSLGALTGNRPEVVTTSASPAPAQPSIRPAAPVAPSPEPKGRGQGQLRLPSGTQPCVIKALTLKEALLLVRRGDILPQILETAVLDLEQGENAEVARLNGYLHAIAAFEQKPDSDWLQVTFRFVDQDAQKMDYLSRLIARGTAQKHFIPGA; this comes from the coding sequence ATGAGTAAAGTCAGTGTTTTGGTGGTGGATGACGCGCCATTCATTCGTGATCTCGTAAAAAAAGGGCTGCGTAATGCCTTCCCGGGCGTTCAGCTGGAAGACGCAGTCAATGGCCGTAAAGCCCAGTTGCTGTTGACCCGCGAGGTGTTCGACCTGGTGCTGTGCGACTGGGAAATGCCAGAGATGTCAGGCCTTGAACTGCTGACGTGGTGCCGTCAGCAGGACAACCTGAAGACCATGCCCTTCATCATGGTCACCAGCCGAGGTGACAAGGAAAACGTGATTCAGGCGATCCAGGCCGGCGTTTCCGATTTCATCGGCAAGCCGTTTACCAATGAGCAGTTATTGACCAAGGTCAAAAAGGCGCTGCACAAGGTAGGCAAGCTGGAGGCGCTGATGACCGGTGCGCCGGCGCGCATGACGTCTGCGTTTGGCAATGACTCGTTGGGCGCGCTGACGGGTAATCGTCCGGAAGTGGTGACCACCTCGGCTTCGCCTGCACCTGCTCAGCCGTCGATCAGGCCTGCCGCACCCGTTGCGCCGTCGCCTGAGCCGAAGGGGCGCGGGCAAGGGCAACTGCGCTTGCCGAGCGGCACACAGCCGTGTGTCATCAAGGCGCTGACGCTCAAGGAAGCGCTGCTGCTGGTACGTCGCGGCGATATCTTGCCGCAGATCCTGGAAACGGCGGTGCTCGATCTGGAACAAGGTGAAAACGCCGAGGTCGCACGCCTGAATGGCTACCTGCATGCCATCGCCGCGTTCGAGCAGAAGCCCGACAGCGACTGGCTGCAAGTGACCTTTCGCTTCGTCGATCAGGACGCTCAGAAGATGGACTACCTGTCCCGTCTGATCGCACGCGGCACCGCGCAGAAGCACTTTATTCCCGGCGCTTGA
- a CDS encoding peptidoglycan DD-metalloendopeptidase family protein — protein sequence MLERLLILCALLLTAQSACAFTIYKYTDANGVVSFTDHAVPGAAVLKLRERMVERIDRQVRLNVKKDKGVDNLYVRNDLYAPVEVELKLAGVKNVLGVADQVIRRTVPARSTERLIALSPKQAGMAMSYKPSLRSIVGDPQRSSGSLAYRYPLPWVGGPFRLSQGPNGAYSHFGAKSRYAMDIAMPEGTQIIAARGGTVIKTENSQSGRGANPSGNFVRVLHDDGTMGVYLHLMQGSVVVKEGQHVVVGSALGRSGNTGNSTGPHLHFVVQRNVGLALESIPYEFAQPVQSLPNFAVGGN from the coding sequence ATGCTCGAGCGCTTGCTGATCTTATGTGCTTTGCTGCTGACCGCCCAATCGGCATGTGCGTTCACGATCTATAAATACACCGATGCCAACGGCGTTGTGTCGTTTACCGATCATGCAGTACCGGGCGCGGCGGTGCTCAAGTTGCGTGAGCGCATGGTCGAACGGATCGATCGGCAAGTGCGTCTGAACGTCAAGAAAGACAAGGGCGTCGACAACCTCTACGTGCGCAATGACCTTTACGCGCCAGTGGAAGTCGAGCTGAAACTGGCCGGGGTCAAAAATGTGCTCGGCGTTGCCGATCAGGTCATCCGCCGCACTGTTCCTGCACGCAGCACCGAGCGCCTGATCGCCTTGAGCCCCAAACAGGCTGGAATGGCCATGAGCTACAAGCCAAGCCTGCGCTCCATCGTCGGCGACCCACAACGCAGCTCGGGCTCGCTGGCTTATCGTTATCCGTTGCCATGGGTGGGCGGCCCGTTTCGTTTGAGTCAGGGCCCTAACGGTGCATACAGCCATTTTGGCGCCAAGAGCCGCTACGCCATGGACATCGCCATGCCCGAGGGCACGCAGATCATTGCGGCGCGGGGCGGTACCGTGATCAAGACTGAAAACAGCCAGAGCGGCAGAGGCGCCAACCCTTCAGGCAATTTCGTGAGGGTGTTGCATGACGACGGCACCATGGGCGTCTACCTGCACCTGATGCAGGGCTCGGTGGTGGTCAAGGAAGGGCAGCACGTGGTGGTGGGCAGTGCGTTGGGGCGTTCGGGCAACACCGGTAACAGCACCGGCCCGCACCTGCATTTTGTGGTGCAGCGCAACGTCGGGCTGGCGCTGGAGTCGATTCCCTACGAGTTTGCCCAACCGGTGCAGAGCCTGCCGAACTTTGCAGTGGGCGGGAATTGA
- a CDS encoding hemolysin family protein: MDPSPALSASSLFADFGMILFAMILVLLNGFFVAAEFAMVKLRSTRVESIAEKNGWRGRILRTVHSQLDAYLSACQLGITLASLGLGWVGEPAFAHLLAPLLEAVGVESPEVVKGISFFSAFFMISYLHIVVGELAPKSWAIRKPELLSLWTAVPLYLFYWAMYPAIYLLNASANGILRVAGQGEPGPHHEHHYSREELKLILHSSRGQDPSDQGMRVLASAVEMGELEVVDWANSREDLVTLDCNAPLKEIMALFRRHKFSRYPVYDAEREEFVGLLHIKDLLLELAALDHMPESFNLAELTRPLERVSKHMPLSRLLEQFRQGGAHFALVEEADGKVIGYLTMEDVLEVLVGDIQDEHRKAERGILAYQPGKLLVRGDTPLFKIERLLGIDLDHVEAETLAGLIYDSLKRVPEEEEVMEVEGLRIIIKKMKGPKIVLAKVLKLD; this comes from the coding sequence ATGGACCCTTCCCCTGCTTTAAGCGCCTCCTCCCTGTTTGCCGACTTCGGCATGATTCTTTTCGCAATGATTCTGGTACTGCTCAACGGCTTTTTCGTTGCTGCCGAGTTCGCGATGGTCAAACTGCGCTCGACGCGGGTTGAATCCATCGCAGAGAAAAATGGCTGGAGAGGCCGGATTCTGCGCACCGTACACAGCCAGCTTGACGCTTACCTGTCTGCCTGCCAGCTGGGTATTACTTTGGCGTCGCTCGGCCTGGGCTGGGTCGGCGAGCCCGCATTTGCGCACTTGCTCGCACCTTTGCTTGAAGCCGTCGGAGTGGAGTCGCCTGAAGTGGTGAAGGGGATTTCGTTCTTCTCTGCGTTCTTCATGATCTCGTACCTGCACATCGTGGTCGGTGAACTGGCACCCAAGTCATGGGCGATCCGCAAACCGGAATTGCTGTCGCTGTGGACCGCAGTGCCGCTGTACCTCTTCTATTGGGCGATGTACCCGGCCATTTACCTGCTCAATGCCAGCGCCAACGGCATTCTGCGGGTTGCAGGCCAGGGCGAGCCCGGCCCGCATCACGAGCATCATTACAGCCGTGAAGAGCTCAAGTTGATTCTGCACTCCAGCCGTGGTCAGGACCCAAGTGATCAGGGCATGCGCGTACTGGCGTCTGCCGTGGAGATGGGCGAGCTGGAAGTGGTCGACTGGGCCAACTCCCGGGAAGACCTGGTGACGCTGGATTGCAACGCGCCGCTCAAGGAAATCATGGCGCTGTTTCGTCGGCATAAATTCAGCCGATATCCGGTATACGACGCGGAGCGGGAGGAGTTTGTCGGTCTGTTGCACATCAAGGACTTGCTGCTTGAGCTGGCCGCGCTGGATCACATGCCTGAGTCGTTCAACCTCGCCGAGCTGACCCGGCCGCTGGAGCGCGTGTCCAAGCACATGCCGCTGTCCCGCTTGCTGGAGCAGTTCCGCCAGGGCGGCGCGCACTTTGCGCTGGTCGAAGAAGCCGACGGCAAGGTCATCGGTTACCTGACCATGGAAGACGTACTTGAAGTGTTGGTCGGCGACATTCAGGACGAACACCGTAAGGCCGAGCGCGGCATCCTCGCGTATCAGCCAGGCAAACTGCTGGTGCGGGGCGACACGCCGTTGTTCAAGATCGAACGCCTGCTGGGCATCGATCTGGATCATGTAGAGGCCGAAACGCTGGCGGGGCTTATCTATGACAGCCTCAAGCGGGTGCCTGAAGAAGAGGAAGTGATGGAAGTCGAAGGCCTGCGCATCATCATCAAAAAGATGAAAGGCCCGAAAATCGTTCTGGCCAAGGTGTTGAAGCTGGATTGA
- the phoR gene encoding phosphate regulon sensor histidine kinase PhoR, with amino-acid sequence MNHNWHGTLIRHLLFLVTGSLLAGLISGHYGWCLAIGLALYLAWTLKQLLRLHDWLRHHKADEPPPDGYGLWGEVFDSIYHLQRRDMRVRGRLQAVIDRVQESTAALRDAVIMLDSEGNLEWWNRAAETLLGLKTPQDSGQPVTNLVRHPRFKEYFEQNNYTEPLEIPSPASDRLRIQLLITRYGNNEHLMLVRDVTRIHQLEQMRKDFVANVSHELRTPLTVICGYLETLLDNVEEVNPRWGRALQQMHQQGGRMQTLLNDLLLLAKLEATDYPSDNQPVEVSALLRSITNDAQELSGNKNQQITLEIDSETSLKGSEPELRSAFSNLIFNAVKYTPADGNIRIRWWTDSRGAHLSVQDNGLGIDSKHLPRLTERFYRVDSSRASNTGGTGLGLAIVKHVLLRHRAALEINSVMGKGSVFICNFPPIQMTKP; translated from the coding sequence TTGAATCACAACTGGCACGGCACGCTGATTCGCCATCTGCTGTTCTTGGTCACGGGCTCACTGCTGGCGGGCTTGATCAGCGGGCACTACGGCTGGTGTCTGGCCATCGGGCTGGCGTTGTATCTGGCCTGGACGTTGAAGCAGTTGCTGCGCCTGCACGACTGGCTGCGCCATCACAAAGCCGACGAACCACCGCCTGACGGCTATGGGTTGTGGGGCGAGGTATTCGACAGTATTTATCACCTGCAGCGACGCGACATGCGCGTGCGCGGGCGCTTGCAGGCGGTTATCGACAGGGTTCAGGAGTCCACCGCAGCGCTCCGTGATGCGGTGATCATGCTCGACAGCGAGGGCAACCTTGAATGGTGGAACCGCGCCGCTGAAACCTTGCTGGGCCTCAAGACACCTCAGGACAGCGGCCAGCCGGTCACGAACCTGGTGCGCCATCCGCGTTTCAAAGAATACTTCGAGCAAAACAACTACACCGAGCCACTGGAAATCCCCTCGCCTGCCAGTGATCGCCTGCGCATCCAGCTGTTGATCACCCGCTACGGCAACAACGAGCATTTGATGCTCGTGCGCGACGTTACGCGCATTCACCAGCTGGAACAGATGCGCAAAGACTTCGTCGCCAACGTTTCCCATGAGCTACGCACGCCGTTGACGGTAATTTGTGGCTATCTGGAAACGCTGCTCGATAACGTTGAAGAGGTCAATCCACGCTGGGGCCGGGCGCTGCAACAGATGCACCAGCAAGGCGGGCGCATGCAGACGCTGCTCAACGATCTGTTGCTGCTGGCAAAGCTTGAGGCGACGGATTACCCGTCCGACAACCAGCCCGTGGAAGTCTCCGCGCTATTGCGCAGCATCACCAACGACGCTCAGGAGTTGTCCGGCAACAAGAACCAACAGATCACGCTGGAAATCGACAGCGAGACCAGCCTCAAAGGCAGCGAGCCTGAGCTGCGTAGCGCGTTTTCCAACCTCATCTTCAACGCCGTCAAATACACGCCAGCAGACGGCAATATCCGCATTCGCTGGTGGACCGACTCTCGCGGCGCGCATTTGAGCGTTCAGGACAACGGGCTCGGTATCGACAGCAAGCACCTGCCACGTCTGACCGAACGCTTCTACCGCGTCGATTCCAGTCGTGCGTCCAACACCGGCGGCACCGGGCTGGGCCTGGCAATCGTCAAACACGTGCTGTTGCGTCACCGGGCCGCGCTTGAGATCAACAGCGTGATGGGCAAGGGCAGCGTGTTTATCTGCAACTTCCCACCGATCCAGATGACCAAGCCCTAG
- the phoB gene encoding phosphate regulon transcriptional regulator PhoB, whose amino-acid sequence MAGRSILIVDDEAPIREMIAVALEMAGYDCMEAENSQQAHAIIVDRKPDLILLDWMLPGTSGIELARRLKRDELTGDIPIIMLTAKGEEDNKIQGLEVGADDYITKPFSPRELVARLKAVLRRAGPTDGESPIEVGGLLLDPISHRVTIDGKPAEMGPTEYRLLQFFMTHQERAYTRGQLLDQVWGGNVYVEERTVDVHIRRLRKALGDAYENLVQTVRGTGYRFSTKS is encoded by the coding sequence ATGGCTGGCAGGAGCATTCTGATCGTTGACGACGAAGCACCGATTCGCGAAATGATCGCCGTTGCATTGGAAATGGCCGGCTACGACTGCATGGAGGCTGAGAATTCGCAACAAGCTCACGCCATCATCGTTGATCGCAAACCGGATCTGATCCTGCTTGACTGGATGCTGCCTGGCACTTCTGGCATCGAGTTGGCCCGCAGACTCAAACGTGACGAGCTGACGGGGGACATCCCGATCATCATGCTCACGGCCAAAGGCGAAGAGGACAACAAGATTCAGGGCCTTGAAGTCGGCGCCGATGACTACATCACCAAACCCTTCTCCCCGCGTGAACTGGTCGCCCGCCTCAAGGCTGTGCTGCGCCGTGCAGGCCCGACCGATGGTGAATCGCCAATCGAAGTAGGCGGCCTGCTGCTCGACCCCATTAGCCACCGCGTAACCATCGATGGCAAACCCGCTGAAATGGGCCCTACCGAATACCGCCTGCTGCAATTTTTCATGACCCACCAGGAACGCGCTTACACTCGCGGGCAATTGCTCGATCAGGTCTGGGGTGGCAACGTCTATGTCGAGGAGCGCACCGTTGATGTTCACATCCGCCGCCTGCGCAAAGCCCTCGGCGATGCCTACGAGAATCTGGTACAAACCGTGCGCGGCACCGGCTATCGCTTTTCTACCAAAAGCTGA
- a CDS encoding COG4315 family predicted lipoprotein — protein sequence MAKFSSSLLGLLAAAALASSGMAFAAEPAMTKDGMLVDHKGMTLYTFDKDTSAGKSVCNDQCATNWPPLTASSSDKSVGDWTVIKRDDGASQWVYKGKALYTFKNDKAAGDKSGDGKGDVWHIAKP from the coding sequence ATGGCTAAGTTTTCATCTTCCCTTCTTGGTCTGCTTGCTGCCGCAGCGCTTGCATCGTCTGGCATGGCGTTCGCCGCAGAACCTGCCATGACCAAGGACGGCATGCTGGTCGACCATAAAGGCATGACGCTTTACACCTTCGACAAAGATACCTCAGCCGGTAAGTCGGTTTGCAACGATCAATGTGCAACCAACTGGCCGCCGCTTACGGCATCCAGTTCCGACAAGTCTGTCGGGGACTGGACCGTCATCAAGCGTGACGACGGCGCATCACAGTGGGTTTACAAAGGCAAAGCGCTGTACACCTTCAAAAACGACAAGGCGGCTGGCGACAAAAGTGGCGATGGCAAAGGTGACGTCTGGCACATCGCTAAACCCTAA
- the ubiA gene encoding 4-hydroxybenzoate octaprenyltransferase has translation MYVSLLKSLNRLNPRAWDFVQLTRVDKPIGIYLLLWPTLWALWIAGKGSPSLANVSIFVVGVILMRAAGCVINDFADRKVDGHVKRTEQRPLVSGKVSSKEALVLFAILVGLSFLLVLLTNATTIWLSFGGLALAACYPFMKRYTYYPQVVLGAAFSWGMPMAFTAQTGDLPAAAWLLYIANLLWTVGYDTYYAMTDREDDLKIGVKSTAVLFGDADRVIIITLQCLALGCLMLAGARFELGLYFLMGLLVAAACFAWQFWSTRNREPQVCFKAFLHNHWAGLAIFVGIVLDYAMR, from the coding sequence ATGTACGTTTCGCTACTCAAATCCCTGAACCGGCTGAACCCTCGCGCATGGGACTTCGTGCAATTGACCCGCGTCGACAAGCCCATCGGTATTTATCTGCTGCTGTGGCCAACCTTGTGGGCGCTGTGGATTGCCGGCAAAGGTTCACCGTCACTGGCCAATGTATCGATCTTCGTGGTCGGCGTGATCCTGATGCGCGCTGCGGGCTGCGTGATCAACGACTTCGCCGACCGCAAAGTGGACGGCCACGTCAAACGCACCGAACAACGCCCATTGGTGAGCGGCAAAGTCAGCAGTAAAGAGGCGCTGGTGCTGTTCGCCATTCTGGTGGGTTTAAGCTTTTTGCTGGTGCTGCTGACCAACGCAACCACCATCTGGCTGTCGTTCGGAGGGCTGGCGCTGGCGGCCTGCTATCCCTTCATGAAGCGTTATACGTATTACCCGCAGGTGGTGCTGGGGGCAGCGTTTTCGTGGGGTATGCCGATGGCTTTCACGGCGCAGACCGGCGACTTGCCTGCCGCCGCCTGGCTGTTGTACATCGCCAATCTGTTGTGGACGGTGGGTTACGACACGTATTACGCGATGACAGACCGCGAAGACGATTTGAAGATCGGCGTCAAGTCCACTGCCGTGCTGTTCGGCGATGCGGATCGAGTCATCATCATTACCTTGCAATGCCTGGCGCTCGGCTGCCTGATGCTGGCCGGGGCACGCTTTGAGTTGGGTCTGTACTTCTTGATGGGACTGCTGGTGGCGGCGGCATGTTTCGCCTGGCAATTCTGGTCAACCCGCAACCGCGAGCCTCAAGTCTGCTTCAAGGCGTTTTTGCATAACCATTGGGCGGGGCTGGCGATTTTTGTCGGGATCGTCCTGGACTACGCAATGCGCTGA
- a CDS encoding chorismate--pyruvate lyase family protein: MIQQNPAFASQNWRLRDQMTDTPEPVILDWLFNEDSLTRRLSRLSNNGFSVMPLHEGWQTLRPDECTALELPEGSEGWVREVYLRGNGETWVFARSVAARSALELDGLHMDKLGTRSLGELLFSDKAFIRGPLQVSRYPAASLPADSAQDGLWARRSCFTRSGLSILVAEVFLPTLWHAIELAAPFVAEPR; the protein is encoded by the coding sequence GTGATCCAGCAAAATCCTGCATTTGCGTCCCAAAACTGGCGTCTGCGCGATCAGATGACCGACACGCCCGAGCCTGTGATTCTCGATTGGCTCTTCAACGAAGACTCGCTGACCCGTCGCCTTAGCCGCTTATCCAATAACGGCTTCAGCGTCATGCCGCTGCACGAAGGCTGGCAAACATTGCGCCCGGATGAATGCACGGCGCTTGAACTGCCCGAAGGCAGTGAAGGCTGGGTCAGGGAAGTGTATCTGCGCGGCAATGGGGAAACCTGGGTCTTCGCGCGCAGCGTTGCCGCTCGCAGCGCACTGGAGCTGGACGGCTTGCACATGGACAAACTGGGCACCCGCTCGCTTGGCGAACTGCTGTTCAGCGACAAGGCTTTTATCCGCGGACCGCTACAAGTCTCTCGCTATCCGGCAGCCTCGTTGCCCGCCGATAGTGCACAAGACGGCTTGTGGGCTCGTCGCTCATGCTTCACCCGCTCAGGCTTGAGCATTCTGGTCGCCGAAGTCTTCCTGCCTACGCTGTGGCACGCCATCGAACTCGCTGCCCCCTTCGTTGCGGAGCCCCGCTGA
- a CDS encoding rubredoxin: MKKWQCIVCGLIYNEADGWPDDGIAPGTLWQDVPEDWLCPDCGVGKMDFEMIEIG, translated from the coding sequence ATGAAGAAGTGGCAATGTATTGTCTGTGGCCTGATTTACAACGAAGCCGATGGTTGGCCGGATGACGGCATTGCGCCCGGCACCTTGTGGCAGGACGTACCTGAAGATTGGCTATGCCCGGATTGTGGCGTCGGCAAAATGGATTTCGAGATGATCGAAATCGGCTGA
- a CDS encoding NAD(P)/FAD-dependent oxidoreductase has product MNAPVVIIGTGLAGYNLAREFRKLDGETPLLLITADDGRSYSKPMLSTGFGKNKDADGLSMAEPGTMAEQLKAQVRTHTRISGIDPGHKRLWIGEESVPYRDLILAWGAETVRVPIEGDASDAIFPINDLEDYARFRLAAAGKRRVLILGAGLIGCEFANDLILGGYEVDLVAPCEQVMPTLLPTAVATAVQAGLESIGARFHLGPLVTRLSRVEQGLEAHLSDGQVLACDVVLSAIGLRPRMDLAAAAGLETGRGIVVDRHLKTSHANIFALGDCAEVDGLNMLYVMPLMTCARALAQTLAGTPAAVKYGPMPITVKTPACPLVVSPPPKGTEGVWSIEGQGADIKALCHDDAGNLLGYALTGAAVMEKLALNKTLPALLA; this is encoded by the coding sequence ATGAACGCACCTGTCGTGATCATCGGCACCGGCCTTGCGGGTTACAACCTCGCTCGGGAATTTCGCAAGCTCGATGGCGAGACGCCGCTGCTGCTGATTACCGCTGACGATGGGCGTTCGTACTCCAAGCCGATGCTGTCCACCGGGTTTGGCAAGAACAAGGATGCCGATGGCCTGAGCATGGCTGAGCCAGGCACGATGGCCGAGCAACTCAAGGCCCAGGTGCGCACGCACACGCGTATCAGCGGCATTGACCCGGGCCACAAAAGGCTCTGGATTGGCGAAGAATCTGTGCCTTATCGTGATTTGATTCTGGCGTGGGGCGCAGAAACGGTGCGTGTGCCGATAGAAGGCGACGCCAGTGATGCCATCTTCCCGATCAATGACCTGGAAGATTACGCGCGCTTTCGCCTGGCAGCGGCTGGCAAGCGTCGGGTGCTGATACTGGGCGCGGGCCTGATTGGATGCGAGTTTGCCAACGACCTGATACTGGGCGGTTACGAGGTTGATCTGGTGGCCCCGTGCGAGCAAGTCATGCCTACGTTGCTGCCCACTGCGGTGGCGACGGCAGTGCAGGCCGGACTCGAAAGCATCGGTGCCCGGTTTCACCTCGGCCCTTTGGTGACACGCCTGTCACGCGTTGAACAAGGGCTTGAAGCCCATTTGTCTGACGGCCAGGTGCTGGCTTGCGATGTGGTGTTGTCGGCCATCGGCCTGCGCCCACGAATGGATCTTGCGGCAGCGGCAGGCCTGGAAACCGGCCGTGGCATCGTCGTTGATCGTCATCTGAAGACCTCTCATGCCAACATCTTTGCGCTGGGCGATTGTGCCGAAGTGGATGGCCTGAACATGTTGTACGTGATGCCTCTGATGACATGCGCCCGGGCATTGGCGCAAACCCTGGCGGGCACGCCTGCTGCGGTGAAGTACGGGCCCATGCCTATCACTGTCAAAACGCCGGCGTGCCCATTGGTGGTTTCGCCGCCGCCCAAAGGCACTGAAGGCGTTTGGAGTATTGAAGGGCAAGGCGCGGACATCAAGGCGCTGTGCCACGACGATGCCGGAAACCTGCTCGGCTATGCGCTCACCGGTGCAGCTGTCATGGAAAAGCTGGCACTGAACAAGACATTGCCGGCTTTGCTGGCTTAA
- a CDS encoding HU family DNA-binding protein, translated as MRKPDLAAAIAEKADLTKEQANRVLNAVLEEITGALHRKDTVTLVGFGTFLQRHRGARTGKNPQTGEPVKIKASNTVAFKPGKFLKDSVNPVKEKETAPKAAKAAKAAK; from the coding sequence ATGCGTAAACCAGATCTCGCAGCCGCCATCGCTGAAAAAGCAGACCTCACCAAAGAACAAGCCAATCGCGTACTCAACGCGGTCCTGGAAGAAATCACGGGTGCCTTGCACCGCAAAGACACTGTAACCCTCGTAGGTTTTGGTACTTTCCTGCAGCGTCATCGCGGTGCACGGACAGGCAAAAACCCGCAAACGGGTGAGCCGGTGAAGATCAAGGCAAGCAACACGGTGGCGTTCAAACCGGGTAAGTTTTTGAAAGACAGCGTCAATCCGGTAAAAGAAAAAGAAACAGCACCGAAAGCCGCCAAAGCTGCCAAGGCCGCTAAATAA
- a CDS encoding SCP2 sterol-binding domain-containing protein, protein MKFRFLLWALGLLMARASRNNPAFQQQLSGKDLTFQLQTFDGKVARHFIVRNQRISSHGGVVPEPAFSIAFKDAAYGFATLQAKNKQLAFMQGVQDKNIQVKGNTGLVMWFQGLMKYLKPRKKK, encoded by the coding sequence ATGAAATTTCGTTTTTTATTGTGGGCGCTCGGGTTGCTGATGGCCCGCGCCAGTCGCAACAATCCTGCGTTTCAACAGCAGCTATCGGGCAAAGACCTGACCTTTCAACTGCAGACATTTGACGGCAAAGTTGCTCGGCATTTCATCGTCAGAAACCAGCGAATCAGCAGCCACGGCGGCGTTGTACCGGAGCCGGCGTTCTCCATAGCCTTCAAGGACGCCGCGTACGGCTTCGCCACGTTGCAGGCGAAAAACAAGCAACTGGCCTTCATGCAGGGCGTTCAGGACAAAAACATTCAGGTCAAAGGCAACACCGGCCTGGTGATGTGGTTTCAGGGCCTGATGAAGTACCTGAAGCCGAGAAAGAAGAAATAG